A single genomic interval of Polaribacter vadi harbors:
- a CDS encoding M1 family metallopeptidase: MKFQKIIILLFVLIANSGFSQNTTTYKSEREKTHDLVHTKLKVDFNFDDKTMNGEAWITAKPHFYTTYKITLDANSMIIKEVSLNNKKLPFNYNDFDLSIELPKTYQKDEEFTIYIKYTARPEKAKDRITETITDKKGLYFINADGIDKNKPTQIWTQGETEANSIWFPTIDAPNQKTSQEIYITVPNKYKTLSNGTLVNQTNVGNNRTDYWKFDQKHAPYLVFMAVGEFEIIKDSYKNIPVNYYVEKEYASNAKDIFGLTPEMIGFFSEKLGVEYPWEAYNQIVVRDYVSGAMENTTAVVHGEQAYQKPGQLIDENVQENTIAHEIMHHWFGNLVTSESWSNLTLNESFANYGEYLWQEYKYGKVAKEMHYFEQLEAYKNGQNDAKSLVRYQYDDQEELFDLVSYNKGGAILHNLRTYLGDEAFFLGLKQYLTQYKYQDVEVSQLRLVFEELTGKDLNWFFNQWYFGANHPNIEISYDYNTLQKTVTVNIIQLQGETFQFPFAIDIFEGTKRTRHNVFVEGNDASFTFTYNKQPNLIQVNADNVLICKIYENKILSDYIFQLKNADNYAHRREALLEVVKKQEDKDAFNAVVAALNDESFKIRQLALQNIDLINKNTKKDAISKIMKMANNDSKTIVQAEALNTLGKLTDPELKSVFAKALESKSYSVLGKALVSMYYIDKPTALKKSKELPDEVRKILATPLTRIFIEENDETELPFIAKTVVSGMFLTNDDDTKELYQKAFKQISESNNTEAIQNTVDDMVVKGTEFKGFNFDKVVINLMRNMIDDQKKANKPNKERNIEIIKTAMAKLL; the protein is encoded by the coding sequence ATGAAGTTTCAGAAAATTATAATCTTATTATTTGTGTTGATTGCAAATAGTGGATTTTCGCAAAATACAACTACTTATAAATCAGAAAGAGAAAAAACGCACGATTTAGTGCATACAAAACTAAAAGTTGATTTTAATTTTGACGATAAAACCATGAATGGGGAAGCTTGGATTACTGCAAAGCCTCACTTTTATACAACTTATAAAATTACGTTGGATGCTAATTCCATGATTATCAAAGAGGTTTCTCTAAATAATAAAAAGCTACCTTTTAATTATAATGATTTCGATTTATCAATCGAATTGCCAAAAACGTATCAAAAAGACGAAGAATTTACTATTTACATCAAGTATACTGCAAGACCAGAAAAGGCAAAAGACAGAATTACAGAAACAATAACCGATAAAAAAGGCTTGTATTTTATCAATGCAGATGGAATTGACAAAAATAAACCTACGCAAATTTGGACTCAAGGTGAAACAGAAGCCAATTCAATTTGGTTTCCTACTATTGATGCTCCAAACCAAAAAACATCCCAAGAAATTTATATAACAGTTCCTAACAAGTACAAAACACTTTCAAACGGAACGTTAGTAAACCAAACAAATGTTGGGAATAATAGAACAGATTATTGGAAATTCGATCAAAAACATGCACCTTATTTAGTGTTTATGGCTGTTGGTGAGTTTGAAATTATCAAAGATTCATACAAGAATATCCCTGTAAATTATTATGTAGAAAAGGAATATGCTTCGAATGCAAAAGATATTTTTGGGTTAACTCCAGAAATGATTGGTTTCTTTTCAGAGAAATTAGGAGTGGAATATCCTTGGGAAGCGTATAATCAAATTGTGGTAAGAGATTACGTTTCTGGAGCTATGGAGAACACAACAGCAGTTGTGCATGGAGAACAGGCCTATCAAAAACCAGGACAATTAATTGATGAAAATGTTCAAGAAAATACTATTGCTCACGAAATTATGCATCATTGGTTTGGCAATTTAGTCACTTCAGAAAGTTGGAGTAATCTTACCTTAAATGAATCTTTTGCCAATTATGGTGAATATTTATGGCAAGAATATAAATACGGAAAAGTTGCCAAAGAAATGCATTATTTTGAGCAATTAGAGGCGTATAAAAACGGACAAAATGATGCCAAAAGTTTAGTTCGTTATCAATATGATGATCAAGAAGAGTTGTTTGATTTAGTAAGCTATAACAAAGGTGGCGCAATTCTACATAATCTACGAACCTATTTAGGTGATGAAGCTTTTTTCTTAGGATTAAAGCAGTATTTAACTCAATATAAATACCAAGATGTAGAAGTTTCGCAATTGCGTTTGGTGTTTGAAGAATTAACAGGGAAGGACTTAAACTGGTTTTTTAATCAGTGGTATTTTGGCGCAAATCACCCAAATATAGAAATTTCTTACGATTACAATACGTTGCAAAAAACGGTGACAGTAAATATCATTCAGTTGCAAGGAGAAACGTTTCAATTTCCTTTTGCTATTGATATTTTTGAAGGAACTAAAAGAACAAGACACAATGTTTTTGTAGAAGGAAATGATGCTTCTTTTACGTTTACTTATAACAAACAACCCAATTTAATCCAAGTAAATGCAGACAATGTATTGATTTGTAAAATTTATGAAAACAAGATTTTAAGTGATTATATTTTTCAGTTAAAAAATGCTGATAATTACGCACACAGAAGAGAAGCTTTGTTGGAAGTTGTTAAAAAACAAGAAGATAAAGATGCTTTTAATGCAGTAGTTGCTGCCTTGAATGATGAATCTTTTAAAATAAGACAGTTAGCGTTACAAAATATCGACTTAATTAATAAAAACACAAAGAAAGATGCCATTTCCAAAATTATGAAAATGGCCAACAACGATTCAAAAACTATTGTGCAAGCTGAAGCTTTAAACACGTTAGGAAAGTTAACAGATCCAGAATTAAAATCGGTGTTTGCAAAAGCATTAGAAAGTAAATCGTATTCGGTTTTGGGCAAAGCACTGGTTTCTATGTATTATATTGATAAACCAACTGCGTTAAAAAAATCGAAAGAATTGCCAGATGAAGTGCGTAAAATTTTAGCAACGCCTTTAACCCGAATTTTTATCGAAGAAAATGACGAAACTGAATTGCCTTTTATCGCAAAAACAGTAGTTTCTGGGATGTTTCTAACCAATGATGATGATACTAAAGAGTTGTATCAAAAGGCATTTAAACAAATTTCTGAAAGCAACAATACAGAAGCTATTCAAAATACGGTGGATGATATGGTTGTAAAAGGAACCGAGTTTAAAGGGTTTAATTTTGATAAAGTGGTCATCAATTTAATGAGAAATATGATTGACGATCAAAAGAAAGCGAATAAACCAAACAAAGAACGAAATATAGAAATTATTAAAACAGCCATGGCTAAATTGCTGTAG
- a CDS encoding addiction module antidote protein, protein METSKFDIADYLDSKEMIAEYLNTVLEEGNTTDIINAIGHVAKAIGMTKISEETGLSRPSLYKALSDGSKPQFATIMKVLKAIGGQIQINPISA, encoded by the coding sequence ATGGAAACTTCAAAATTTGATATAGCCGATTATTTAGACAGCAAGGAAATGATTGCTGAATATTTAAACACTGTTTTAGAAGAAGGAAATACTACAGATATCATAAACGCAATTGGACATGTTGCAAAAGCAATAGGAATGACTAAAATATCTGAAGAAACTGGTTTAAGTAGACCTAGTTTATACAAAGCTTTATCTGATGGTTCTAAACCACAATTTGCAACAATAATGAAAGTTTTAAAAGCAATTGGTGGCCAAATTCAAATAAATCCTATATCTGCTTAA
- a CDS encoding zinc-dependent peptidase — protein MSYIISIAILLMVLFFALKPKKKSKIVSLKDVIVPEHWHQILVQNVLFYKKLTKEEQTLFQAKMVRFLEATTIEAIHFELEELDRLLIAASAVIPVFRFPNWHYANLSTVLMYPD, from the coding sequence ATGAGCTATATTATTAGTATTGCAATTCTTCTTATGGTGTTGTTTTTTGCTTTAAAACCTAAAAAGAAGTCGAAAATTGTGTCTTTGAAAGATGTGATAGTTCCTGAACATTGGCATCAAATATTAGTGCAAAACGTTTTGTTTTACAAGAAGTTAACAAAAGAGGAGCAAACCCTTTTTCAAGCTAAAATGGTTCGTTTTTTAGAAGCAACAACTATTGAAGCAATTCATTTTGAATTGGAAGAATTAGATCGATTGTTAATTGCAGCAAGTGCTGTAATTCCTGTTTTTAGATTCCCAAATTGGCACTATGCAAATCTCTCTACTGTTTTAATGTATCCTGATTAA
- a CDS encoding zinc-dependent peptidase, whose protein sequence is MEVLLKLSFLAVAGEYFFERPKLLKRKHPALYEMLKSCFVK, encoded by the coding sequence ATGGAGGTACTTCTCAAACTGAGTTTTTTAGCAGTGGCTGGAGAATACTTTTTTGAAAGACCAAAATTGCTAAAAAGAAAACATCCAGCATTGTATGAAATGTTGAAAAGTTGTTTTGTGAAGTGA
- a CDS encoding zinc-dependent peptidase: MQFSSKTEGRNIGGLVGTGRFENHMILSRKALHHGFSNKTDKGNTAIHEFIHLLDKADGVVDGIPNALLDKQYTIPYLQLVHKKMEEINNDKSDIRNYGGTSQTEFFSSGWRILF; the protein is encoded by the coding sequence TTGCAATTCAGCAGTAAAACCGAAGGTAGAAATATTGGTGGTTTAGTAGGTACAGGAAGATTTGAAAACCACATGATTTTATCTAGAAAAGCATTGCATCATGGTTTTAGCAATAAAACTGATAAAGGCAACACAGCCATTCACGAATTTATACATTTGTTAGACAAAGCAGATGGTGTTGTTGACGGAATTCCGAATGCGTTGTTAGACAAACAATACACCATTCCATATTTGCAATTGGTGCATAAAAAGATGGAGGAAATCAATAACGACAAATCTGATATCAGAAATTATGGAGGTACTTCTCAAACTGAGTTTTTTAGCAGTGGCTGGAGAATACTTTTTTGA
- a CDS encoding type II toxin-antitoxin system RelE/ParE family toxin, which yields MKDFKAKAKIIFRIQKLEIDEHFGDSKSVGDGIRELRINYAKGYRIYFKEKDGKIIVLLIGGDKSTQQKDINKAKEIWNKLNK from the coding sequence TTGAAAGATTTTAAAGCCAAAGCAAAAATTATATTTAGAATTCAGAAATTAGAGATTGATGAGCATTTTGGAGATTCTAAATCTGTAGGCGATGGAATAAGAGAGTTGAGAATTAATTATGCAAAAGGTTATCGAATTTATTTTAAAGAAAAAGATGGTAAAATAATTGTATTACTTATTGGTGGAGATAAATCTACCCAACAAAAAGACATCAACAAAGCAAAAGAAATCTGGAATAAATTAAATAAATAA